One Prolixibacteraceae bacterium DNA segment encodes these proteins:
- a CDS encoding monomeric [FeFe] hydrogenase, producing MALVNNTMIIRRQLISRLAQLIRQKELSKIIDRIPLELAPRNMEAQRRCCIFKERAIARYKTFPLLGFIPNDEDDELITLSQLVEDACQREKPSSKILTVVDEACSNCVKVNYVVTNLCKGCVASPCYMNCPKSAIHFNRNGQAEIDHEKCVNCGICQKACPYHSIVYVPVPCEESCPVGAISKDENGNERIDDEKCIYCGKCVNACPFGSIFEISHIIDIFRAMEIGEKVIALPAPSIMGQYREPMSKIATALKNLGFHDVIEVAEGATITTNNESVELQEKLNEGQLFMTTSCCPSYVQAVEKHMPGVKPFVSHTKSPMYYAAEIAREKYPDAKLVFIGPCIAKRKEAQQDPNIDFIMTFEEVDAFFDGFNIRVSDQEMSKLETIDHESRNYGQSGGVAAAVLARDLKVDVNEMKINGINKKSMALLKSFAKGRATANFIEVMACEGGCVGGPSANVDAVKGRKQLDASIKQCYSD from the coding sequence ATGGCTCTAGTTAATAATACTATGATTATCAGGCGTCAGCTTATCTCAAGGTTGGCCCAACTAATCAGACAAAAAGAATTGTCTAAAATAATTGATCGCATTCCTTTGGAATTGGCTCCTCGTAATATGGAAGCACAACGTAGATGTTGTATCTTCAAGGAGCGTGCAATTGCACGTTATAAGACTTTCCCTCTGTTAGGTTTTATACCTAATGATGAGGATGATGAACTCATAACACTTTCTCAGTTAGTAGAGGATGCTTGCCAAAGAGAAAAACCATCTTCAAAGATTTTAACTGTTGTAGATGAGGCATGTAGTAACTGTGTAAAGGTGAATTATGTGGTTACTAATTTATGTAAAGGTTGTGTCGCGAGTCCTTGCTATATGAACTGTCCTAAGAGTGCTATTCATTTCAATCGAAATGGGCAGGCTGAGATTGATCATGAAAAGTGTGTAAACTGTGGTATTTGTCAAAAGGCATGTCCTTATCACTCGATTGTTTATGTTCCAGTTCCTTGTGAAGAGTCATGCCCTGTTGGTGCAATATCTAAAGATGAGAATGGGAATGAGCGCATTGATGACGAAAAATGTATCTATTGTGGTAAGTGTGTAAATGCATGTCCTTTCGGATCTATTTTTGAGATCTCTCATATTATTGATATTTTTCGTGCTATGGAAATTGGAGAGAAGGTAATTGCATTACCAGCTCCTTCTATTATGGGTCAATATCGTGAACCAATGAGTAAGATTGCTACTGCATTAAAAAACCTTGGTTTTCATGACGTAATTGAGGTAGCTGAGGGTGCTACAATTACAACCAATAATGAGTCTGTTGAACTTCAAGAAAAGTTAAATGAGGGGCAGTTATTTATGACTACTTCATGTTGTCCTAGTTATGTTCAAGCTGTAGAAAAGCATATGCCTGGAGTGAAGCCATTTGTTTCTCATACTAAATCGCCTATGTATTATGCTGCGGAGATTGCTAGAGAGAAATACCCTGATGCTAAATTGGTCTTTATTGGACCTTGTATTGCGAAAAGAAAAGAAGCACAGCAAGATCCTAATATTGATTTTATCATGACATTCGAAGAAGTGGATGCGTTCTTTGATGGTTTCAATATTCGTGTATCTGATCAAGAGATGTCTAAATTAGAGACTATTGACCATGAGAGTCGAAATTACGGTCAGTCTGGTGGGGTTGCTGCTGCAGTATTGGCACGTGATCTCAAAGTAGATGTCAACGAGATGAAGATTAATGGTATCAATAAAAAGTCGATGGCTCTATTGAAGTCCTTTGCTAAAGGACGTGCTACGGCCAATTTTATTGAAGTAATGGCA